The following are from one region of the Actinoplanes sp. L3-i22 genome:
- a CDS encoding inositol-3-phosphate synthase — MIDSLRVAVIGVGNNTSALVQGLAFYRNTGSLIGIARPEVDGLAVGDVRVVAAFARSDGKVGKDLHEAIFAAPNNFPRVEADLPPAGVTVQRGLFDATGIERIAGALTGAEVVLYSAPSGRPEIALAYAEAALAAGAAFVNTTADPVARDAGLAGRFAAAALPLIGDDLASQFGVSVLHRTLLDLLAARGLTLAGSYQVNLGGTEDFRNLVANPDAKKRSKANALGSDLVGIAPLGYLPHLGSQKIAHLNIEARGWAGSAVSLDVHLKVHDPAGAAGVNIDLVRLAGAAVRSGRGGYLPEAAALLKSPPGTAV; from the coding sequence ATGATCGATAGCTTGCGCGTCGCGGTGATCGGCGTCGGGAACAACACGTCGGCGCTGGTGCAGGGCCTCGCGTTCTACCGGAACACCGGCAGCCTGATCGGCATCGCCCGCCCCGAGGTGGACGGGCTCGCGGTCGGCGACGTCCGGGTGGTCGCCGCGTTCGCCCGCTCCGACGGCAAGGTCGGCAAGGACCTGCACGAGGCGATCTTCGCGGCGCCGAACAACTTCCCGCGCGTCGAGGCGGACCTGCCGCCGGCGGGCGTGACCGTGCAGCGCGGCCTGTTCGACGCGACCGGGATCGAGCGCATCGCCGGCGCGCTGACGGGCGCCGAGGTGGTGCTCTACTCGGCGCCGAGCGGTCGCCCGGAGATCGCGCTCGCCTACGCCGAGGCGGCGCTCGCGGCCGGGGCGGCGTTCGTCAACACCACCGCCGACCCGGTGGCCCGGGACGCCGGTCTGGCCGGGCGCTTCGCGGCCGCCGCGCTGCCGCTCATCGGCGACGACCTGGCCAGCCAGTTCGGCGTCTCGGTGCTGCACCGGACGCTGCTGGACCTGCTGGCGGCGCGCGGTCTCACGCTGGCCGGCTCGTACCAGGTCAACCTGGGTGGCACCGAGGACTTCCGCAACCTGGTGGCGAACCCGGACGCCAAGAAGCGGTCCAAGGCGAACGCTCTCGGCTCGGACCTGGTGGGGATCGCCCCGCTCGGGTACCTGCCGCACCTCGGCTCGCAGAAGATCGCCCACCTCAACATCGAGGCGCGGGGCTGGGCCGGGAGCGCGGTCAGCCTGGACGTCCATCTGAAGGTGCACGACCCGGCCGGCGCCGCCGGCGTCAACATCGACCTGGTCCGGCTGGCCGGCGCGGCGGTGCGGTCCGGCCGGGGCGGCTACCTGCCGGAGGCCGCGGCGCTGCTCAAGTCCCCACCGGGCACGGCGGTCTGA
- a CDS encoding acyl-CoA dehydrogenase family protein, which produces MTTTHGKPADVSEKQARQVAEAAREAEWRKPSFGKELFLGRFRLDLIDPWPSAPASPDADDFLQKLEAYVRDGLDGEQIERDARIPDEAFHELARLGAFGMKIDKEYGGLGLSNLHYCKALTLIGSVSASTAALLSAHQSIGVPQPLKLFGSDVQKQSFLPRLAGGEVSAFLLTEPDVGSDPARLGTIAEPVDGGFRLNGVKLWATNGTLATLLVVMARVPEKGITAFVVEGDSPGITVERRNAFLGLRGLENSVTRFHDVFVPAENVIGGLGRGLRIALTTLNTGRLSLPAMCVGAGKRSLAIAREWSADRVQWGRAVGSHEAVAKKISFIAATTYAMESMLDLCCLIADDKRNDIRIEAALVKLFASEMGWQIADELIQIRGGRGYETSDSLRARGERGAEAEQLLRDMRINRIFEGSTEIMHLLIAREAVDAHLSVAGDIIDPDAGLARKARAGARAGGFYARWLPTLAVGKGQNPAEFGRFGPLAAHLRYVERASRKLARSTFYAMSRWQGKLERKQGFLGRIVDIGAELFAMSATCVRADASGQAPQLELADLFCRQSRIRAEALFAALWDNTDALDVKAAKRVLDGRYAFLEEGVVNPASDAAWVAPWEPGPATVEDVRRRFPQVSDPADDH; this is translated from the coding sequence ATGACCACGACGCACGGGAAACCGGCAGACGTCTCCGAGAAGCAGGCCCGGCAGGTCGCCGAGGCCGCCCGCGAGGCCGAGTGGCGAAAACCGAGCTTCGGCAAGGAGCTCTTCCTCGGCAGGTTCCGGCTCGACCTGATCGATCCGTGGCCGTCCGCGCCGGCGAGTCCGGACGCGGACGATTTCCTTCAAAAGCTCGAGGCGTACGTCCGGGACGGCCTGGACGGCGAGCAGATCGAGCGGGACGCCCGGATCCCCGACGAGGCGTTCCACGAGCTGGCCCGGCTCGGCGCGTTCGGCATGAAGATCGACAAGGAGTACGGCGGGCTCGGCCTGTCGAATCTGCACTACTGCAAGGCGTTGACGCTGATCGGCTCGGTGAGCGCGTCGACCGCCGCGCTGCTCTCCGCGCACCAGTCGATCGGGGTGCCGCAACCGCTGAAACTGTTCGGCTCCGACGTACAGAAGCAATCGTTCTTGCCCCGGCTTGCCGGGGGTGAGGTTTCCGCGTTTCTGCTGACCGAGCCGGATGTCGGGTCGGACCCGGCGCGACTGGGCACGATCGCGGAGCCGGTCGACGGAGGTTTTCGCCTCAACGGGGTGAAGCTGTGGGCGACCAACGGGACGCTGGCGACGCTGCTCGTGGTGATGGCGCGGGTTCCGGAGAAGGGCATCACCGCCTTCGTGGTCGAGGGCGACTCGCCGGGCATCACCGTGGAGCGGCGCAACGCGTTCCTGGGCCTGCGTGGCCTGGAGAACAGCGTGACCCGCTTCCACGACGTGTTCGTGCCCGCCGAGAACGTGATCGGCGGCCTCGGCCGGGGCCTGCGCATCGCGCTGACCACGCTGAACACCGGCCGGCTGTCGCTGCCCGCGATGTGTGTCGGCGCCGGCAAGCGGTCCCTGGCGATCGCCCGCGAATGGTCCGCGGACCGGGTCCAGTGGGGCCGCGCGGTCGGCAGCCACGAGGCGGTCGCGAAGAAGATCTCCTTCATCGCCGCGACCACGTACGCGATGGAGTCGATGCTCGACCTCTGCTGCCTGATCGCCGACGACAAGCGCAACGACATCCGGATCGAGGCGGCGCTGGTGAAACTTTTCGCCAGCGAGATGGGCTGGCAGATCGCCGACGAGCTGATCCAGATCCGGGGCGGGCGCGGCTACGAGACCAGCGACTCGCTGCGGGCCCGGGGCGAGCGCGGCGCGGAGGCCGAGCAGCTGCTCCGCGACATGCGGATCAACCGGATCTTCGAGGGCTCGACCGAGATCATGCACCTGCTGATCGCCCGGGAGGCGGTCGACGCGCACCTCTCGGTCGCCGGCGACATCATCGACCCCGACGCCGGCCTGGCCCGGAAGGCCCGGGCCGGGGCGCGGGCCGGCGGTTTCTACGCCCGGTGGCTGCCGACGCTGGCGGTCGGCAAGGGGCAGAACCCCGCCGAGTTCGGCCGGTTCGGCCCGCTCGCGGCCCATCTCCGGTACGTCGAGCGCGCCTCCCGCAAACTGGCCCGCTCGACGTTCTACGCGATGTCCCGCTGGCAGGGCAAGCTCGAGCGCAAGCAGGGCTTCCTCGGCCGGATCGTGGACATCGGGGCGGAACTCTTCGCCATGTCGGCGACGTGCGTGCGCGCCGACGCGTCCGGGCAGGCGCCGCAGCTGGAGCTGGCCGACCTGTTCTGCCGGCAGTCCCGGATCCGCGCCGAGGCGCTGTTCGCCGCGCTGTGGGACAACACCGACGCGCTGGACGTGAAGGCGGCGAAACGGGTCCTCGACGGGCGGTACGCGTTCCTCGAGGAGGGGGTGGTGAATCCGGCCTCGGATGCCGCCTGGGTGGCCCCCTGGGAGCCCGGACCGGCCACCGTCGAGGACGTCCGGAGGCGGTTTCCTCAGGTCAGCGACCCCGCGGACGATCATTGA
- a CDS encoding S8 family peptidase yields MRQQAAAVLTGITLAVLATSPAYAAEATGTVLNADSATAVDGTYLVTLTSDVDRARADRLAARYGGSVDRIFGHAVEGYTAHLSARQAARLAADPSVASVEADQTVRIADTQSSAPWGLDRIDQRALPLSGTYTYGPSSGTTVYVIDTGIRITHQDFGGRASYGYDAVDGDTVAQDGNGHGTFVSAVAVGSTYGVAKSANVVGVRVLDNNGSGTTAGVIAGIDWVTAHAVAGRSVANLSLGGGTSSTLDAAVRRSITAGIPYAIAAGNSGANASTSSPARVTEALTVGATGKTDAKASWSNYGSVLDLFAPGVDITSAWRTSDSATYTGSGTSFSSPHVAGAAALYLTAHPGASVATVNAAVVAAATTGVVTGAGTGSPNRLLYTSTLSS; encoded by the coding sequence ATGCGTCAGCAAGCCGCCGCCGTCCTCACCGGCATCACCCTCGCGGTCCTCGCGACATCCCCGGCCTACGCCGCCGAGGCGACCGGCACCGTCCTGAACGCGGACAGTGCCACCGCCGTGGATGGCACCTACCTGGTCACCCTGACCTCCGACGTCGACCGGGCGCGGGCCGACCGGCTCGCCGCCCGCTACGGCGGATCGGTCGACCGGATCTTCGGGCACGCCGTCGAGGGCTACACCGCGCACCTCTCCGCCCGTCAGGCCGCGCGACTGGCCGCCGACCCGTCGGTGGCGAGCGTGGAGGCCGACCAGACGGTCCGGATCGCCGACACCCAGAGCTCCGCGCCGTGGGGCCTGGACCGCATCGACCAGCGGGCGTTGCCGCTGAGCGGGACCTACACCTACGGTCCGAGCAGCGGGACCACCGTCTACGTGATCGACACCGGGATCCGGATCACGCACCAGGACTTCGGCGGCCGGGCGAGCTACGGCTACGACGCGGTGGACGGGGACACCGTCGCGCAGGACGGCAACGGGCACGGGACGTTCGTCTCGGCGGTCGCGGTCGGTAGCACGTACGGCGTCGCCAAGAGCGCGAACGTGGTCGGCGTCCGGGTCCTGGACAACAACGGCTCGGGCACGACCGCGGGCGTCATCGCCGGCATCGACTGGGTGACCGCGCACGCGGTGGCCGGCCGCTCGGTCGCCAACCTCAGCCTGGGCGGCGGCACCAGCAGCACGCTCGACGCCGCGGTCCGCCGGTCGATCACGGCCGGGATCCCGTACGCGATCGCCGCCGGCAACTCCGGCGCCAACGCGAGCACCAGCTCACCGGCCCGGGTCACCGAGGCTCTCACGGTCGGCGCCACCGGCAAGACCGACGCCAAGGCCTCCTGGTCCAACTACGGCTCGGTACTGGACCTCTTCGCACCCGGCGTCGACATCACCTCGGCCTGGCGGACCAGCGACTCCGCCACCTACACCGGCAGCGGCACGTCGTTCTCCTCGCCGCACGTCGCCGGCGCGGCCGCCCTCTACCTCACCGCCCACCCGGGCGCCTCGGTCGCCACCGTCAACGCCGCCGTCGTCGCCGCCGCCACCACCGGCGTCGTCACCGGCGCGGGCACCGGCTCCCCCAACCGCCTGCTCTACACCAGCACCCTGAGCAGCTGA
- a CDS encoding DUF2089 domain-containing protein — MNEQRKDILDMLAEGKITADEAEQLIAALDRSRPANATSSDVRPAAAPKYLRVEVDTMEGGEPGRVNVRVPLQLLRAGVRLAALIPPQALGKANEELSKNGIPFDLTQLKPEQLEELVEHLGEMTVEVDQPDAKVRVFCD; from the coding sequence ATGAACGAACAGCGTAAGGACATCCTCGACATGCTGGCCGAGGGCAAGATCACGGCGGACGAGGCGGAGCAGTTGATCGCCGCGCTGGACCGGTCGCGGCCGGCCAACGCGACCAGCTCCGACGTGCGGCCGGCCGCCGCGCCGAAGTATCTGCGGGTCGAGGTCGACACCATGGAGGGCGGCGAGCCGGGCCGGGTCAACGTGCGGGTGCCGCTGCAGCTGCTGCGGGCCGGGGTGCGGCTGGCCGCGCTGATCCCGCCGCAGGCGCTGGGGAAGGCGAACGAGGAGCTCAGCAAGAACGGGATCCCGTTCGACCTGACGCAGCTCAAGCCGGAGCAGCTGGAGGAGCTGGTCGAGCACCTGGGCGAGATGACCGTCGAGGTGGACCAGCCGGACGCGAAGGTCCGGGTCTTCTGTGACTGA
- a CDS encoding DUF2089 domain-containing protein, whose protein sequence is MTERAMDWQELTNLTRGRPFVVERVRLADNGVAVEGGFEPPQLAQLSVEDQVFVTAFVRCHGSIKEMERIFGVSYPTIKSRLNRVSQLLDFVETDPAPPRSEVIDRLRRGEITAQQALAELGGGPS, encoded by the coding sequence ATGACAGAGCGGGCGATGGACTGGCAGGAGCTCACCAACCTGACCAGAGGCAGGCCGTTCGTCGTCGAGCGCGTGCGCCTGGCCGACAACGGCGTGGCTGTCGAGGGTGGGTTCGAGCCGCCGCAGCTGGCTCAGCTCAGCGTCGAGGACCAGGTGTTCGTGACGGCGTTCGTGCGGTGTCACGGCTCCATCAAGGAGATGGAGCGGATCTTCGGGGTGAGCTACCCGACGATCAAGTCCCGGCTGAACCGGGTCTCCCAGCTGCTCGACTTCGTCGAGACCGATCCGGCGCCACCCCGGTCGGAGGTCATCGACCGGCTGCGGCGGGGCGAGATCACCGCGCAGCAGGCGCTGGCCGAGCTGGGCGGGGGCCCGTCATGA